The genomic interval CGCCCGTGCTACGGGCCCAGGCCTCCGTGGTGGCGCTGGACAAGGTGACGGGCATCGCGCTGCTGAATGGTCCGGGCAAGTATGAGAAGCCTGACATGAAGGGGGAACCGGACGACTGGGATCGCGGCGTCAACCACCTCAACTATGAGGTCGAATACACCGACTACCTGAACCGCGGCTGGCGCCTGGGCGCCCTGGGGGACCAGGACAACCACGTGAAAAACTGGGGGCTCGCCACTCCCACCCGCACCGGCATCTGGGCGCGCGCGCTCGATCGTCGGGGCGTGGTCGAGGCCATGCAGGCCCGCCGCACCTTTGCCTCCTTCGATCCGAACCTGTCTCTGTGGCTCTCGATCGGCAACACCGAGATGGGCGGCACCCTGCCCAGCGCCGGCGAGGCGACCGCCCTGGTGGAGGTGGCGGATCCGGACAGCACGATCCAGCGGGTCGAGCTGTTTGCCGACCTGGACGGCGTGGGCGGCAAGCCGGCGCAGATCATCGCCAAGCAAGCCGTGGGCGCCAAGGGAGCGCGCTGGAAAATTCCTTTGCCGGCCGCGCGACCCGGCGGTTACTTCTTCGCCAAGGTGGTCTACCACGACAACAAAGCCTGGGCCTGGTCGAGCCCCATCTGGGTCGGCGGAGCCGCATCCAGAGACGCCCGACGTCCTTGACACGCTTCTCCCCTCTGTGGAATATTGGGACGCCGTTTCGTTGTGGCGGCTTCCTGACCTGATTGGGGTCCGATTTTTGGAGGACGATTCCTTTGAGTACGATGCGTCAACTTTTCGCGGCCGCGCTGTTCACCTCCAGTGTGATGCTCCTGGCTGGCTGCCCCTCGACCACGGGCGCGAACGTGCCTGGCATGGGTGATCTCCTGGCTGGCGCCTCGCCCACCCCGTCGCCGACCGTGTCCACGGGTCCTGCCTCGGCCTCTGATTGCAAGGCCGAGAAGCCCGCTCTCGACCCCATCAAGGGCACGCCTGCGATGGGCCGCTACAACGGCCAGGGCCTGCCGGGCGATTACGGCGTCTACACCACCGAAGAGAAGGTGACCGAAGCGATTGGCAAGCAGGAAAACGGTCCGAACTGGGCCTGCTTCCAGAAGTTCTATCCGGGCGCCGTCACGGTGTACCTCCAGAACAAGCCCAAGAAGTAAGCGATTCCGCACGTCCCCCGGCCCACGGCCGGGGGATTTTTTTGTCTGGTTGACTGTGATGATGTGGCTCGCACCGCCGCTGGCGGCCGTGGTTGTGATTCCTCCGCCTGCTCAGGCTGACACCCGTCGCCTGCGTCTGTCCTGGGGTGCCGGGCTCGGTCTGCCGGAAGGGCTGCATACCGGACTTTGGGGCCGCTCCGCTTCCCTGGAGGCCTCGCTGGTCGCGGGCAGCTGGTTCGCGCCGCTTCCCCTGATCACCGCGGCCGGTCGCTGGTTTCTCCCCGCCCCCTTCCAAGCCTTTTCCGTCGGGGCAGGGGCCAGTCTGCCGCTCCGGCCCAGCCTGGAGACTGCGCTGGGCTTCTTCGATGCCGGCTGGCGCTGGCAGGGAGCGCACGGCTTCCTCGACCTCGCTGTCGGGCCCAACCCGGTGGCCTGGGGGCCGGGTGGCCTGCAGCACGTCCCGGAGGGGCTACGAGGCCTGCCGCGTTTGCGCGTGGGCGGGGCCTGGACCTTCTGAACGACCAGGTAGAGGCCTGGTCCGCACCGGGATGGAGCCCAGCCCGTGTTCGGCCACCACGGGCTGCCTCGTCGTGCCTGCGCGGGGAAGCCGGCGACGCACCGAGGGAGCCCCGTTCAGGGCGCGATCGCCTTCGACGCCTCTCGGCTGGCGCGCGCCGACTCCACCTGGCGTCGCACCTTGGCCACATCGCTGGGGGCCACCGGGCCTGCTCCCAGCACGAACTGGGCGCGCGCATAACTGACCAGCGCGGCGGCCTCGGTGTCCGAGAGGTAGCGCGCAAAGCCTCCCATGCGGGCCTCCCACTGGCGCCCGGCCACGGGGCGCCCCGACAAGCCATACAGGGTGACGTAAATCGCCCCCCACGGGTCTGGCGCCGCGAGCAAGGGGTCGTCGCGCAAGGGGGGGAAGTGACCGGGCACCCCCTTGCCGCTCTCGCCGTGGCAAGTGCTGCAGTGCTGGGCATACAGGCGCCGACCATCTGCGGCATAGGGAAGGTCAGTCAGGGCCTGGCCCTTTTCCAGCGGGTAGCCCTTCTCGCGCCACTCCCGCAGACCGCCCTTGAGCACCAGCAAACGGGTGTAGCCGTGGATATCTGAAAGCCTGCGCGCCGCACCGGCGCTGCTGTGTTCGTCCGGTCAGGCACAGTAGAGCACGATCTGGCGATCGCGCGGGAGGTCCTTCAAGCGCTGGTCGATCTGACTGTACGGCACGCTGATGGCGCCAGGCAGGTGTTCCATATCGAAGGCCTCACGGGAGCGCACATCGACGATCAGCCAGTCCTGAACCGACTGACGCT from Candidatus Sericytochromatia bacterium carries:
- a CDS encoding CehA/McbA family metallohydrolase, whose product is MQRHLTPWFAGLSLLLAAGCGASSQPPAGPSLAASQIATIRADRVGPAQYRVYQGITHTHVAENGDDGQGTLSEAYEFARNRAKLDFLAVSSHSHMITDEGYRVMKAAAKAYTSEGKFVALLAQEWSSISKGGHINIFEANERCPLPNGAWDDFYQRWLPNHPEVGWVQFNHPHPSNPLEFGGLSFSPVLRAQASVVALDKVTGIALLNGPGKYEKPDMKGEPDDWDRGVNHLNYEVEYTDYLNRGWRLGALGDQDNHVKNWGLATPTRTGIWARALDRRGVVEAMQARRTFASFDPNLSLWLSIGNTEMGGTLPSAGEATALVEVADPDSTIQRVELFADLDGVGGKPAQIIAKQAVGAKGARWKIPLPAARPGGYFFAKVVYHDNKAWAWSSPIWVGGAASRDARRP
- a CDS encoding cytochrome c — translated: MLKGGLREWREKGYPLEKGQALTDLPYAADGRRLYAQHCSTCHGESGKGVPGHFPPLRDDPLLAAPDPWGAIYVTLYGLSGRPVAGRQWEARMGGFARYLSDTEAAALVSYARAQFVLGAGPVAPSDVAKVRRQVESARASREASKAIAP